The Apis cerana isolate GH-2021 linkage group LG10, AcerK_1.0, whole genome shotgun sequence DNA window AACTTTTCGATCACTCTCTAATTTATCGACAAAATGTATATTGTCAACAATTAGTGTCATAtccttaatataaaagatatagatTTTTGGTTTTGTATCTTTAAGACAGtagattttgtaaaatacgtatatttttatacgtaaaCGTGgtgatatatatgaaataaataattatttataatttgttattgaaatttagtttaaattcCAATTGTTATTCATATTGCAATATCGAATGTTATGTTTATTCTATACCTCACTTGTACTGAAAGTTTCAAATGAATTCATCCtcgttatgaattttaaatagacaGTATgcttcgattattaaaatcatacgTGACAATACTACTAGAATATTGAGAAAGCGATGTAATTTTACTCTCGATAATGAATATACTCGTTCGAAATATGATTGTTGTGACGGAATATTCGAAATGATAGAAAGTATTGTCAATCGAAATTTCGTTTGTGTTAatgtataatgttaatataatgaaatgtattcgatatatttatgatataattttattatataggcATGCAGTTCGTCGTTTCGTACAAGAGAATCAAGGATTAATGAGACGCATGTATGGCGATGAAAGACATATTAACGTATTAAGAGCAGAATTTGAGAGAAATGATgtggaattaaaatatgatgattattatcatcatttttcaGATGATCATAGGTAAGTCAAATATCGAAGATTTGATTCCCAATAATACACGTGTGTATTCGAATAATCTTTTCCttcttacaatattatttctttaatcgaTAATCATTCAATTATCCAACGACAATTTAGAAAATACCAGTACAGTCACGATTACGAATATTTCGAGGCGgatgatgatttaaaattgaacaacGAATTCAGGGACGAGGGACGAGGTTTTACGAGTAGATCGTTCAACGATAACGTTGCAAAACGGTTaaacaaatttccaaaattaagcGAATACACAAGGCCTCATTTTCGACCGACCGAGAGAACCTCGACTATTTCAACGACCACAACAACAACTACTGCGCAACCGCCAACTGCCACTTCGTCTAGCAAGGAAAATTCATCGACAATGATATCCTCGACGATTGTTTCGACCACTGGTGAATCAACTACGAGAAATACTCCTTCGATGACAAGTTTGGTAAATAGCACgaacgaggaaaagaaaaactcgTCAGACGAGATAACGACATCGCCCACAGTGACGAGTTCTTACACGGTGAAAGAGCAAAATTTCagtatcaatgaaatttccGAGCAAATAGACAGAATAGACGAGGTCGTTGAAGAAACTGGCGAGGTCGTAGAGGTTTCTGAATCCAACATAGAGGAAACGACGACGATGAATTTCCCCGGCACTACTGAATTACCGGATGAGCTCGATGGTAACGAAGATTTATTCGCGACACCGAAAGAGACGACCGTTCGAGAGGAGGAGACGTCCAACTCGAACGAGCAACAAGAGTTCAGGCCACGACCGGAATATCGACCCAATAAGCCGGAAGTTTCGACTATGGAAGGCCAGCTGTATCAGGATGTCGCGGCGAAAGATCAACAGGAACAACCGGTTCTCAAGCTTCGAGGAGTGTAAATGTCGTTTATTTCGTTTGTATCGatccagaaaaatttttgtaaaattaaaaatttgcacgatgagtataattaagattaaaaaagaggAACGATATAGTTATGATATAGTtatgatgtatttttttttttttgtaaacgataaaaatatttcaggaaTGCTTGTCCTGTAAAGGAGGAAGTTGTTGCACCATTTTGGGCGAATAATACACGAGGAGAGGTATTGGCACTTTTGAATCTTTATCCATTCGAGCAATACGTTCATTGGGAAAAATGCACGtaagtttatatattgatatattgtttttataaattcttggacaatgttttaaaaaaattttatctattccaAGACACGAGAACAAGCAGATGTACTGTCGAGATGGATGCAGATGCGAGCAACAATATCGACTTCATCGGTTATTAGCTTATGACCCAAACAACGAATGCCGTGGTATTTTCAGCGACTGGTTTAAATTTCCAAGTTGCTGCGTTTGCCGTTGTTACGATTTGCCTCTTGAATTTCGCGTAACATCACGCTCTCCTCGCACTCAAAAGCAACGAATTAAAGTACAATCGCCTCGATACACGTAAAGGAACTAATTTTTTTGGTcgatagaaatttcaaaattctcctCTTAATTTCATATGTACTGTCGTGAAAgatgttttgtttttataattcgttatttggattaatggatataataaaattgaatcttaaatttaatttgagaacggagaaaaattattatattaatttgtgaaaatttttaaaatttaatggaaaaacTGAATGGCTCCAGCCTAGTCAAGAAATTTAGTCTtcgttattgttatttataacaagGAAGAAATTCTGTTTGATAGAATCCATTTGCCATAGCCATTTATAgcacatatatttttcgaaatatattttgtaaatataaataataagatgaaaaaagataattcatgaaaagaagtatatatacgatatatttgttttttagtaaattgttataaattggtGCCTCGATTGTTACAAatgtcaatttatattatcatttgttcGATAGATAGTTAAgttgttatatatttgtattttacatGTACAAGTCAAAAGTTGTCTTAACAATCATAATCGACAAACGTgtaaaatcagaaaatattattgttaatactatttaatgaacatttttataaatttaaagattttaaagaaatataatatttatattttgattctgtcttcactttttttctttacagaaTAATCTGATTGTCACGTTTTTCTTtacagaataatattatattttcatactgTAAGACTTGCGTATGTAAtgcttgttaaatattttttacaaataatcacAAATGAATAAGGCTCGTGAATGAAACTATATTATAAGCCATATCTTCGTTGCATTTattcaatatgattttattatttacatttgtaaCATGTAACGTAAATCTCGGTAATGGAGCATtgcttatatattttgtaacactaaaccatattttataattattcataatgttATAACAACCATAagagtataattatttattcataagaaTGCGAATTTTTACATGTTttgtattaaaagattaagatGTGAAAATGATCAAATAATTGCCActgttacaattattatatcatggaatttttgttattattaaaagaaaatgaaaattataaaaataaaatcttgaattttgTGTATTACTTCTTATCTAATCTTATCTTATTtggatgatgaaaataatgataaaataacgaGAAAGTTTTTCGTTAGAATCGactttatttcctttctctcttacaTAAGACAACTTGTACGTTTTACAAGAAAAGACTTACAAACAATAACGTCGATATTTGGGTATTCGCACGTGTTGCCGTAATAACCTCACACGAATACACCGAATCCATTCCTTACATCGTACATATTAATCAATGTgtcacatatacatatatatatatatattatatcataatattacaaaGATCGTATCATCTGTGTCGCATTTGCAAATACATGTGTGTacatatcatatatacatatgtacatgtacacacatatatttcaatatatgtattctGTTAAGTTGTTTGTATCATATTAAAAGACATATGCTTATAAATAgaagtatatatgtatttataaattacgagCTAGAACATTTGGTATCAAAACCATTgcaaaagagagggaggggatcAGATGACACAATAcggtattttatatattgttaattgctTCCAAACAATGTACTTGGTATTGcaatgtaatgaaaaatagCAAAGAAACCATGTTTTGCTCattcttctaataattataaataaattacaaattatatatataacagattCTCGAAGAGACCGacagacttttttttttatcgatacatggtaatttttcgtatatattatttaactagctgtgaattgaataaattttaaattgcgatattaattactattacgTACACGCAAGCACATAAGggcaacttttatttttattgtataattaaattttttcaattttatcgtaatttttcgTACCAAAAGTGCTATAAATTGctttaaatttgtatcatatttgacgattgcaatattttttttctcgctgtAACGTTGAAAAGTCAATCGATATCAAGTATATCAAGTGATATATTAACACGTGGCATGTTCAATCCATATCGgtaaaagatttcaaaaatagtAAGGATTTCACTGATCGTGAAAATAGtgtattatcattattgcATACGTATACATTCACATTAAAGTCGAATGAAAAGTCATGAaggtttttcttttaaaaatatcttcggGGCAGTCGATGCGCGTGGCAGGAATAGACATATAGGAAgactcatttttcttttaacaggAAACAGCGTGAAACTTGGACAGTTGGAACGTGTGTCAGGTTTATACGATATATCGGCATACGTAATTATTGAGCTACACATACaacttgaattttatttaaaattcaagcgAAACTCGCGCACTGTAAATCGAATCctcctgtttttttttttaaataatgcaattgtataaataaaataatggatctctggaaaatattcaaataactcTTTTcggaataaaattacatttttcataaaattatgtcACAAATTTTTCGTcctaattcaaaattgaatacaactcgataaaataaaattaataaagtttcattctttagctattaatatttacatcacATAAATTAATGCTCAATGATAATCAATAATCTATATCTTGCGAT harbors:
- the LOC108002210 gene encoding protein spaetzle 4; this translates as MNVIVHFVFQVIVYQLVTCQGGGGPSTFGYDASSACSKPYSRAGRARLSNLPCDFRRQNWCTIAGSSYPWHAVRRFVQENQGLMRRMYGDERHINVLRAEFERNDVELKYDDYYHHFSDDHRKYQYSHDYEYFEADDDLKLNNEFRDEGRGFTSRSFNDNVAKRLNKFPKLSEYTRPHFRPTERTSTISTTTTTTTAQPPTATSSSKENSSTMISSTIVSTTGESTTRNTPSMTSLVNSTNEEKKNSSDEITTSPTVTSSYTVKEQNFSINEISEQIDRIDEVVEETGEVVEVSESNIEETTTMNFPGTTELPDELDGNEDLFATPKETTVREEETSNSNEQQEFRPRPEYRPNKPEVSTMEGQLYQDVAAKDQQEQPVLKLRGVNACPVKEEVVAPFWANNTRGEVLALLNLYPFEQYVHWEKCTHENKQMYCRDGCRCEQQYRLHRLLAYDPNNECRGIFSDWFKFPSCCVCRCYDLPLEFRVTSRSPRTQKQRIKVQSPRYT